In Pirellulales bacterium, a genomic segment contains:
- a CDS encoding radical SAM protein — translation MSSAADNTSQPRAESTPLFTRHERTFENFRFVYPVLSRRAHGLSLGVNLNPDKVCNFDCIYCQVDRTTAAENTFVETRQLLDELDMGLRLILSGDIYQTEKFRHTPPALRRLNDIAFSGDGEPTTYRNFDELMAECAEMKRQHRLADVKMVLITNASMFHREHVQRGLAILDENNGEIWAKLEAGTEEYFKLVDRTTIPFQQILDNIAAAAQVRPLVIQALFMNVSGQPPPPAEQEAFCDRLNEITAGGGKIKLVQIYTVARRPAESFVTPLADAEVDALADLVRRNTGLETVAFYGSTDY, via the coding sequence ATGTCCAGTGCCGCCGATAATACGTCTCAACCCCGTGCGGAAAGCACTCCGCTGTTTACCCGTCACGAGCGGACATTCGAAAATTTCCGCTTCGTGTATCCCGTGCTGAGCCGTCGGGCTCACGGGCTGTCGCTGGGCGTGAATTTGAATCCCGACAAGGTATGCAATTTCGATTGCATTTACTGCCAGGTCGACCGGACTACGGCGGCCGAGAACACGTTTGTGGAAACCAGGCAATTGCTCGACGAACTCGACATGGGTCTGCGTTTAATCCTATCGGGTGACATTTATCAAACGGAAAAATTTCGCCACACTCCACCGGCGCTACGTCGTCTGAACGACATTGCTTTTTCCGGCGATGGCGAGCCGACCACCTATCGCAACTTCGACGAATTGATGGCTGAGTGTGCCGAGATGAAGCGGCAACATCGGCTTGCCGACGTGAAAATGGTGCTGATCACCAACGCCAGCATGTTCCACCGCGAGCATGTTCAGCGGGGGCTGGCGATTTTGGACGAGAACAACGGCGAAATTTGGGCCAAGCTGGAAGCCGGCACAGAAGAGTATTTCAAACTTGTCGATCGCACGACGATTCCGTTTCAGCAAATTCTAGATAACATTGCCGCAGCGGCCCAAGTGCGCCCGCTGGTGATTCAAGCCCTGTTCATGAACGTGAGTGGACAACCACCGCCACCGGCCGAGCAGGAAGCGTTTTGCGATAGGTTGAACGAAATCACCGCCGGCGGCGGAAAAATCAAGCTGGTGCAAATCTACACGGTGGCTCGTCGCCCCGCGGAGAGCTTTGTAACACCACTCGCCGATGCAGAAGTTGATGCACTGGCAGATTTGGTGCGCCGAAATACTGGACTTGAAACGGTGGCCTTCTACGGCAGTACAGATTATTGA